Proteins encoded by one window of Ruminococcaceae bacterium R-25:
- a CDS encoding linear amide C-N hydrolase (choloylglycine hydrolase family): protein MGKKRNKKAIAITAIVIFIGVLLVLTGFFGGWFLGLFYKDLDCKNIAPEDLGKSVKTDILVYYENIEMEGKALQYIGSLRTGDGNEILLVFTGLSEDDKNLYYSKALQHVTITGRLRAMTDAEYNEICEKLYAEYDHIYEAKKNAGEWEKVTLEQFHQRLTELIVPYSIDVTSVSAFNWIPFIPFGIVIFFVSLLFEICFVFKLKKRVVIPVVSAILILIPVVLFFNHIRSMLSVKKVSSGLYTMKNYVCTDTDGMLASDSESAGELFSWIFDKHLYGIDLGLDADSFDFGCAAFAAVTPEGDHIFGRNFDYPETDTLLVYSHPKGAYESIGVADLGLFRVGQNSQFSPDSAMGKFIMVFTPYFVVDGMNEKGVGVGILELAIDEPHQDNGKPDLLLYCAIRGILDKCASVDEALALLESYDIHSDIGNFHLFITDRSGRYVVVEWLENGMTVTEYPCCTNSVIAPGKFYGKGDNDERLGIIENDLKKGSVMTEQQAMELLGKAKGKGWASTEWSCVYNLDDFTVSICLDADYTKVYTFNVKDLK from the coding sequence ATGGGGAAAAAGAGAAATAAAAAGGCGATAGCAATCACTGCAATAGTAATATTTATAGGTGTCCTGCTGGTATTGACGGGCTTTTTCGGAGGCTGGTTTTTAGGGCTGTTTTACAAGGACCTCGACTGTAAAAATATAGCTCCCGAAGACCTTGGAAAGAGCGTTAAGACAGACATCCTGGTCTACTACGAAAATATAGAAATGGAAGGCAAGGCCCTCCAATACATAGGAAGTTTAAGAACCGGTGACGGAAATGAGATCCTCCTGGTTTTTACCGGCCTTTCTGAGGACGATAAGAACCTCTATTATTCAAAGGCTCTGCAGCACGTTACCATCACAGGCCGCTTAAGGGCCATGACTGATGCTGAATACAACGAGATCTGCGAAAAGCTCTACGCTGAATACGATCACATATACGAAGCGAAAAAGAATGCGGGCGAGTGGGAGAAAGTCACACTGGAACAGTTCCACCAGAGACTGACGGAATTAATCGTTCCTTACTCTATCGACGTCACTTCGGTCAGCGCGTTTAACTGGATACCGTTCATACCATTCGGAATAGTGATCTTCTTTGTATCACTCCTTTTCGAGATCTGCTTTGTTTTCAAGCTCAAAAAGAGGGTCGTCATTCCTGTCGTATCTGCAATTCTGATCCTCATTCCTGTGGTCCTTTTCTTCAACCACATCAGGTCCATGCTGTCGGTAAAGAAGGTATCGAGCGGCCTATATACGATGAAAAACTATGTGTGCACTGATACTGACGGCATGCTCGCTTCTGATTCCGAGAGCGCCGGCGAGCTCTTCTCCTGGATCTTTGACAAGCACCTTTATGGCATCGATCTCGGTCTGGACGCTGATAGCTTCGATTTCGGATGCGCGGCTTTTGCTGCCGTCACACCTGAAGGCGATCATATTTTCGGGCGCAATTTCGACTATCCTGAGACGGACACACTGCTGGTATATTCACATCCCAAGGGCGCTTATGAATCAATTGGCGTCGCTGATCTGGGACTTTTCAGGGTCGGCCAGAACAGCCAGTTCAGTCCTGATTCTGCAATGGGCAAATTCATAATGGTATTCACCCCTTATTTTGTTGTCGACGGCATGAACGAAAAAGGTGTCGGCGTCGGAATCTTAGAGCTCGCGATCGATGAGCCCCACCAGGATAACGGCAAGCCTGACCTCCTGCTCTACTGCGCAATAAGAGGGATCCTCGATAAGTGCGCTTCAGTCGATGAGGCACTGGCACTCCTCGAATCCTACGATATACACTCTGACATTGGTAACTTCCACCTTTTCATCACCGACAGATCCGGCAGATATGTCGTTGTCGAGTGGCTCGAAAACGGGATGACCGTAACAGAATATCCCTGCTGCACCAACTCCGTCATCGCTCCCGGAAAATTCTACGGCAAAGGCGATAACGATGAACGTCTCGGCATAATCGAAAATGACCTGAAAAAAGGCAGCGTAATGACCGAACAGCAGGCAATGGAACTTTTGGGTAAGGCCAAAGGCAAAGGATGGGCCTCGACCGAATGGTCCTGCGTCTATAATCTTGATGACTTCACAGTCAGCATCTGCCTTGATGCCGACTACACGAAGGTCTATACGTTCAACGTGAAAGATCTGAAGTGA
- a CDS encoding ribosomal protein S18 acetylase RimI-like enzyme: MIRKAALKDAAAIAAIEVSSSRYAYKNIVPDECLFNDLSVESRIPVYERWLNEKRFELYVFEDSGTNEIKGMMGIGRCEDEDKDNAFELHFIYVDPEYVRKGIGAQMLEFFEQKGAERGFGEFVIWVLAENRMGINFYEKHGYGSDGKEKVFKRWNQREIRYVKEISQYRF; the protein is encoded by the coding sequence ATGATCCGCAAGGCAGCATTAAAAGATGCGGCCGCTATTGCTGCGATTGAAGTATCCAGCAGCCGCTACGCATACAAAAATATAGTTCCTGACGAGTGCCTGTTTAACGACCTGTCAGTTGAATCCCGCATCCCGGTCTACGAGAGGTGGCTTAATGAAAAGCGCTTCGAATTATATGTTTTCGAAGATTCCGGCACGAATGAGATCAAGGGCATGATGGGCATCGGCAGGTGTGAAGATGAAGACAAAGATAATGCCTTTGAGCTCCACTTCATCTATGTTGATCCTGAATATGTGCGAAAGGGCATAGGCGCGCAGATGCTTGAATTCTTTGAGCAGAAGGGCGCTGAGAGAGGCTTTGGGGAATTCGTTATCTGGGTCCTTGCAGAAAACCGCATGGGCATCAATTTCTACGAAAAGCACGGCTATGGTTCCGACGGCAAGGAGAAGGTCTTCAAGAGATGGAACCAGCGCGAGATCAGATATGTGAAAGAAATATCGCAATATAGGTTTTGA
- a CDS encoding CubicO group peptidase (beta-lactamase class C family), with translation MRKIRSIVTVMLLFSVVVSCAALNVNAAGQKTDVSALVESFEKDTKCSSVSVCVFDGGEVSFYGDQKGLYQIGSMTKAFTGLAVQKLISEGKISEDSKVSEFLDGFKAYYGSKPYEITIGNLLTQTSGYTNNETDYPAAEPGMTLKDWAYSMSGKELKTAPGTLYAYSNVNFNLLGAIIETVTGKTYKDYMESEILYPLGLMNTYVIVPDDASIIRGSRLGYRFAFEYEIPVSEGRIPAGYFYSNAEDMARWTGIWTGAVDVPDDFSEILNEVKSHLKEEGDYYSGWEVFGDGVIGHSGGTPNYSSRIVFSEKDKTGVCVLTNLNVASSTDSLCNGIFSLTVNGSNEGIAADVWTVFDIIFSIVSIAAILLAVLAAAIKKRGILIVLGIAETLIVILCLTILPAVFGAGLKAIFGIWAPYSMAGGVILLIADVIITGIRLLLTRNEDRKKTS, from the coding sequence ATGCGAAAAATAAGATCGATTGTAACCGTGATGCTCTTATTCTCTGTCGTGGTCAGCTGCGCGGCTCTTAACGTAAATGCTGCAGGTCAGAAGACAGATGTTTCAGCTCTTGTCGAAAGCTTCGAAAAAGATACGAAGTGCAGTTCAGTCAGCGTCTGTGTCTTTGACGGAGGAGAAGTAAGTTTTTACGGCGATCAAAAAGGACTTTACCAGATCGGTTCCATGACCAAAGCCTTCACTGGGCTCGCAGTCCAAAAGCTCATAAGCGAAGGAAAGATAAGTGAAGACAGTAAAGTCTCGGAATTCCTGGACGGCTTCAAGGCTTACTACGGTTCGAAGCCTTATGAGATAACGATTGGAAACCTTCTCACACAGACGAGCGGATATACCAATAATGAGACGGACTATCCTGCTGCAGAACCCGGCATGACGCTTAAGGATTGGGCTTACAGCATGTCCGGAAAGGAGCTTAAGACAGCACCAGGCACCTTATATGCATACTCAAACGTGAACTTTAATCTGCTCGGTGCAATTATCGAAACCGTTACCGGAAAGACTTACAAAGACTATATGGAAAGCGAGATCCTTTATCCCTTAGGCCTTATGAATACTTATGTGATTGTGCCTGATGACGCCTCCATTATCCGCGGTTCAAGGCTGGGATACAGGTTCGCTTTTGAATATGAGATCCCGGTATCTGAGGGCAGGATCCCCGCCGGATATTTCTATTCCAATGCCGAAGATATGGCACGCTGGACAGGCATCTGGACGGGCGCTGTTGACGTGCCGGATGACTTCTCGGAAATATTAAACGAAGTGAAGTCACACCTTAAAGAAGAGGGCGATTACTACTCAGGCTGGGAAGTTTTCGGAGACGGCGTTATCGGGCATTCGGGAGGCACACCGAATTATTCTTCCAGGATCGTCTTTTCGGAAAAGGACAAGACGGGCGTCTGCGTTCTTACTAACCTTAATGTTGCATCTTCGACAGACAGTCTTTGCAACGGTATCTTTTCGCTCACGGTAAATGGCAGCAACGAAGGCATTGCGGCAGATGTCTGGACTGTTTTTGATATAATATTTTCGATAGTATCGATAGCGGCCATTCTGCTGGCTGTCCTTGCTGCCGCCATAAAGAAACGGGGCATCCTGATAGTGCTCGGCATCGCGGAAACCTTGATAGTGATCCTTTGCCTTACCATCCTGCCGGCTGTTTTCGGCGCGGGACTTAAAGCAATCTTCGGCATCTGGGCTCCGTACAGTATGGCAGGCGGCGTGATACTTTTGATAGCAGACGTGATAATTACAGGCATCAGGCTGTTGCTGACAAGAAATGAAGATAGAAAAAAGACAAGTTGA
- a CDS encoding LytTr DNA-binding domain-containing protein: MKIEKRQVDGKPLTVIIEYPEWNRTVDNLIRKIGKLDMSYIGKSEDGSVMVSIMDIYYIENVERKLFLYTQNDVYRLESSMADIEKDSEAFGLVRISRTCIMNIEHLKEIRQIRNSHLEAVMDNDERLIVSRKYLPDIKKMFKRESL, encoded by the coding sequence ATGAAGATAGAAAAAAGACAAGTTGACGGAAAACCACTGACGGTCATTATCGAATATCCGGAGTGGAACAGAACCGTAGATAATCTGATCCGAAAGATCGGCAAATTGGACATGTCTTATATCGGCAAGTCCGAAGACGGTTCAGTCATGGTCAGCATAATGGACATCTACTATATCGAAAATGTCGAGCGCAAGCTTTTCCTATACACCCAAAACGATGTCTACCGTTTAGAGAGTTCTATGGCGGATATCGAAAAAGATTCCGAAGCATTCGGCCTTGTCCGCATATCCAGAACCTGCATCATGAACATCGAACATTTAAAAGAGATAAGGCAGATCAGGAACAGCCATTTGGAAGCCGTGATGGATAACGATGAGCGCCTGATCGTTTCAAGAAAATATCTTCCGGACATCAAGAAAATGTTTAAAAGAGAGAGCCTATGA